From Vanacampus margaritifer isolate UIUO_Vmar chromosome 8, RoL_Vmar_1.0, whole genome shotgun sequence, a single genomic window includes:
- the tgfbi gene encoding transforming growth factor-beta-induced protein ig-h3, whose translation MKSTGVLALLLVCLWWSPSGGRSPYQAVLQHSRVRGRQQGPNVCAMQQPRGSDKKYFANCKQWYHRKICNQPTVVTYECCPGYEKIPGERGCPAALPLVNIYKTVGAVGASTTKMYADRAQLREEIEGPGSFTFFAPSNEAWAALPTEILDALVSNVNIELLNALHYHMIARRLTSEELKHGSSFSSMYQDFHVHVHHYSNGIVTVNCARLIKADQHATNGMVHVVDRVITAVSNNVHALVDVDDELETLRTAIAAAGLSNVLEGEGQYTVFAPTNEAFRKIPQETLNRILGDPVSLRDLLNYHMVKNVRCAESIVSGTPMETLQGAVLEVGCDGERLTVNGEAVVVKKDQLATNGVVHYIDRLLIPDSAKTLLELAESSNVATASRMFVEAGLSHHLKGSEPLTMLAPLDDAFTGRVGGDMGKVMTNHIVKGQLSSKSLYHNQELETLAGVKLRVFVYRNNLCIENACLAAHDKTGRYGTLLTVDHVLSPPTGTLMDVLKADERFGVLVGAIQLAGMTELLNQPGALTFFAPTDAAFQAMTQPEVNKLMRDRQQLSALLKYHLGEGMVVSGGVGAHTRITPLQGDKLELGVRNYTVFVNRVPVAHGDLMATNGVVHAVDSLVKPLPPKVEREQADGTPAHLRTSSSSSTSSTRSDSGSFRNDDLFQKVIQSRSSRMMNVAQ comes from the exons ATGAAGTCGACTGGCGTGCTGGCCTTGTTGCTCGTTTGCTTGTGGTGGAGCCCGAGCGGCGGCCGCTCGCCTTACCAGGCCGTCCTGCAGCACAGCCGCGTCCGGGGGCGCCAGCAAGG GCCGAACGTGTGCGCCATGCAGCAGCCGCGAGGCAGCGACAAGAAATATTTCGCCAACTGCAAGCAGTGGTACCACCGCAAGATCTGCAACCAGCCCAC GGTGGTGACTTACGAGTGCTGTCCAGGTTACGAGAAGATTCCTGGAGAGAGGGGCTGCCCTGCAG CTCTGCCCCTGGTCAACATCTACAAGACGGTGGGGGCGGTGGGCGCTTCCACCACCAAGATGTACGCCGACAGAGCCCAACTGAGGGAGGAGATCGAAGGGCCCGGAAGTTTCACCTTCTTCGCTCCCAGCAACGAGGCGTGGGCCGCGTTGCCCACG gAGATCCTGGACGCGCTGGTGAGCAACGTGAACATCGAGCTGCTCAACGCTCTCCACTACCACATGATCGCGCGCCGCCTGACGTCCGAAGAGCTCAAGCACGGCTCGTCCTTCTCCTCCATGTATCAGGACTTCCACGTGCACGTGCACCACTACTCCAACGGG ATCGTGACGGTGAACTGCGCTCGTCTGATCAAAGCGGACCAGCACGCCACGAACGGGATGGTGCACGTGGTGGACCGCGTCATCACGGCCGTTTCCAACAACGTGCACGCGCTGGTGGACGTGGACGACGAGCTGGAGACGCTGCGC ACGGCCATCGCCGCCGCCGGTCTGAGCAACGTTCTGGAGGGCGAGGGTCAGTACACCGTCTTCGCTCCCACCAACGAGGCCTTCCGCAAGATCCCGCAAGAGACCCTGAACAGAATCCTGGGGGACCCCGTGTCCCTTCGAG ACCTGCTCAACTACCACATGGTGAAGAACGTGCGCTGCGCTGAGTCCATCGTGTCGGGAACGCCGATGGAGACGCTGCAGGGCGCCGTTCTGGAGGTGGGATGCGACGGCGAGCGGCTGACGGTCAACGGCGAGGCCGTGGTGGTCAAGAAGGACCAGCTGGCCACGAACGGCGTCGTCCACTACATCGACCGACTGCTCATCCCGGACTCGG CCAAAACTTTGCTGGAGTTGGCCGAAAGCTCCAACGTGGCCACGGCGAGCCGAATGTTTGTGGAGGCGGGCCTGAGCCACCACCTGAAGGGTTCGGAACCTCTGACCATGCTGGCTCCTCTGGATGACGCCTTCACAG GACGCGTGGGCGGCGACATGGGGAAGGTGATGACCAATCACATCGTCAAGGGCCAGCTGTCGTCCAAGTCCTTGTACCACAATCAGGAGCTGGAGACGCTGGCGGGCGTCAAACTGCGAGTTTTTGTCTACAGAAAC AACTTGTGCATCGAGAACGCCTGCCTGGCCGCCCACGACAAGACGGGCCGCTACGGCACCCTGCTGACGGTGGACCACGTGCTGTCGCCCCCCACGGGAACGCTGATGGACGTGCTGAAGGCGGACGAGCGCTTCGG CGTCCTGGTCGGCGCCATCCAATTGGCCGGAATGACGGAGCTGCTCAACCAGCCGGGAGCGCTGACCTTCTTCGCTCCCACCGACGCTGCCTTCCAGGCCATGACGCAACCCGAAGTCAACAAGCTGATGC GCGACCGCCAGCAGCTGTCGGCCTTGCTCAAGTACCACCTGGGCGAGGGGATGGTGGTCAGCGGCGGCGTGGGCGCCCACACCAGGATCACGCCCCTGCAGGGTGACAAGCTGGAGCTGGGCGTG AGGAACTACACGGTCTTCGTCAACCGAGTGCCGGTGGCCCACGGCGACCTGATGGCCACCAACGGCGTGGTGCACGCCGTCGACAGCCTCGTCAAGCCGCTGC CTCCCAAGGTGGAGCGGGAGCAAGCTGACGGCACGCCGGCGCACCTCCGgacttcttcgtcttcttctacCTCTTCCACG CGCTCGGACTCGGGGAGCTTCAGGAACG ATGACCTTTTCCAGAAGGTCATCCAAAGTCGCTCCAGCAGGATGATGAACGTCGCTCAGTGA
- the b4galt1l gene encoding beta-1,4-galactosyltransferase 1: MASAEPSVNFNLLHRTCKLVVVLCFLHISVTVFFYVRSLDIRFAFAQNQQSRDATGTVGSTIGGTRAAEPPPEAEAGGEAEDEPAAGRNLKKCPQTSPLLVGPLRVDFNIPVSLDAVEKANPRVGPGGRYKPKECQALQKVAIVIPFRERDQHLKFWLFYLHPILQRQQLDYGVYVINQDGEETFNRAKLLNVGYVEAMKDYDYDCLVFSDVDLIPMDDRNIYKCFSQPRHLSVSMDKFGFRLPYKQYFGGVSSMMKDQYLSINGFPNDYWGWGGEDDDIYNRLASKGMSISRPSGEVGKCRMIRHERDKQNEPNPQRFDRIAHTRETMSKDGIKSLSYKRLSKETLPLYTKITVDIGKP, encoded by the exons ATGGCCTCGGCCGAGCCGTCGGTCAACTTTAACCTCCTTCACCGGACGTGTAAGCTCGTCGTGGTGCTCTGCTTTTTGCACATCTCCGTCACCGTCTTCTTCTACGTCCGCTCGCTGGACATCCGCTTCGCCTTCGCCCAGAACCAGCAAAGCCGCGACGCCACCGGCACCGTCGGAAGTACCATCGGAGGCACCCGTGCCGCCGAGCCGCCACCGGAAGCCGAAGCAGGCGGAGAAGCCGAAGACGAACCGGCGGCTGGCAGAAACTTGAAGAAATGTCCTCAAACTTCACCACTACTCG TGGGTCCCCTGCGGGTGGACTTCAACATTCCGGTGAGCCTGGACGCGGTGGAAAAGGCCAACCCCCGGGTGGGTCCGGGCGGGCGCTACAAGCCCAAAGAGTGCCAAGCGCTGCAGAAGGTCGCCATCGTCATCCCCTTCCGCGAGCGAGACCAGCACCTCAAGTTCTGGCTCTTCTACTTGCATCCCATCCTGCAGCGCCAACAGCTGGACTACGGCGTCTACGTCATCAATCAG GACGGAGAGGAGACCTTCAACCGGGCCAAGCTGCTGAACGTGGGTTACGTGGAGGCCATGAAGGATTACGACTACGACTGTTTGGTCTTCAGTGACGTGGACTTGATCCCAATGGACGACCGCAACATCTACAAGTGCTTCAGCCAGCCGAGACATTTGTCCGTCTCCATGGACAAGTTTGGATTCAG GTTGCCGTACAAGCAATACTTTGGCGGCGTGTCGTCCATGATGAAGGATCAGTACCTGAGCATCAACGGCTTCCCGAACGACTACTGGGGTTGGGGGGGCGAGGACGACGACATCTACAACAG GCTGGCGTCCAAAGGAATGTCCATCTCCAGGCCCAGCGGCGAAGTTGGCAAATGTCGCATGATTCGCCACGAGAGGGACAAGCAGAACGAACCCAACCCTCAGCG GTTCGACCGCATCGCTCACACCAGAGAGACGATGAGCAAGGACGGCATTAAGTCTCTGTCCTACAAGCGGCTTTCCAAGGAAACGCTGCCGCTTTACACCAAGATCACCGTGGACATTGGCAAACCGTGA